GTGCCTGAGCGATTAGCACATTgagctcgcagttctggggttgagggtttgatcccaggtcggtcctcactgtgtccaggcttgcatgggttttctcagaGTGCACAGGTTTCCTTTCACATAACATAACCCCGAGCTCTCATTCACAATAACCCGATGCAAACATGAgattagaataaaataaaaataaaagcaattgtAGGAGTTGACTCATACATCCTCATTGTGAACTAACCATTGCACCTCCCACATACAATGTGCCATAATCAAATCATTAATGTGGCGGATGCTTCTTGCGTGTGAGCCAACAGCAGGGTGCCAAGGAAACAACAAAACAGCCGGGGAAATTCCTTTTTAGTTTCTTAAAAAGGACCTACCCATACTTTACAGGCAACATTACACAACAGagtttatatatacatgtatgtatgtatgtatatatatatatatatatatatatatatatatatatatatatatatatatatatatatatatatatatatatatatatatatatatatatatatatatatatatatatatatatatatatatatatatatatatatatatatatatattatatacatatatatatatatatatatatatatatatatatatatatatatatatatatatatatatatatatatatatatatatatatatatatataggtgcTGTGAAAGGCACTTTGAACAAATAGACATTAGTTTAGTTGaactatacatataaaaaataatttcaaagaatatattttttttattgctcttAATGTCTATTAAAGTAGGTTGCAGTTAttgaacaaaaattaaatgtctGTCACTTTGTAAGAACTGTCAGTGTACAGAGAAAACAGTGtgacagagcaaaaaaaaacattcaaaaaaatacacaaatagaaATAATGCTATAGTTGTACTACTGCTCATTCTCATTATCGCCAATGATGACTCTTTTGTATCAAAGTGCGTCAGTCGCTAGATTTCATCCCTCGTTGTAAGTGCTTGTatataaatgtctttttaaaaatatttttagtttctTTTCAGTTGATTAGCCTTAAGAATGATACCGCCGATTTATATTTAGGGGTACAAAGTGCTAATGGattcagttatttttaacaTACTACATGTTAAGAGCAGTATGTATTTTCATTCATGGTGTGTGATCTTTCAAAGTGTTTCAAGCTTCATACTCCAAATTGTACAGCCACATTTAAATCTACACATACGGCACATATTACTTGACTGGAATGTAAAAATCCTGCAAATAAAATGCATCTTATATAAACAAACTCTCAGATGAACTTAACTGGATGTCCTTTGAAGACCTAACAAGTACAATCAATTGGCTACAAAGCACATTGCATTTTCTAAATTTCACGAGATTATTGAGAGTTGTGtgaaaatcatttaaatatttagaaaTTCACAAAATCTAAGATTGGGAAGTAACATGCACTGTATATGACAGATGTTAGCATAATCCTGATACACAGAAAACATACTTCATAAAAGTACCGTGGTACATTTACAAGATATTTTTAAGATGTTTTGCCTCTCCTTTTACTTATCACtgtcaaaaataagttttatgTTAATTACCCTTGTAGAAACCCATGAAAGaagtcaaataaaatgttttaatggtGAATGTGGAAAAACAGAACCAGTAATAAGAGAAGCTGTAATTAAATGTGCTTAAAGGCAAATGGTCTGTTGATTAAACTACTCTGAAGAAGCAAATTGTGAAAGTTTAATTAAAAGTACGTACACTTTTCTTCTATGGATTATTCTTGTAAATCTCATAAAatgtctatgtttttttttcacctttagcTCTTTTACTATTTGCCTTACTTTTTGAGTTATTACagtattaaatgtatttatcttAAGTCTAATAGACATTTTGGAGCACTCTCCATGGTGCTGACCAAAACACAAATTAAGAAAGAAATCGTTTTTTCTGCTGATGTCAATCACTGAGAAGAAGAGCGGTTCAGCACTGATTTCTAAAAAAATTATACTTAATTTTAGATGAGTCTGTCAAGCTTTGACACTTCATGCAGAAATATAGTTGCCAGAGCTGTCAATGACTAATTTGTGTACTAAGACAGTGAGTGACTTACCAAGCATTAAATTAGGAAAACAAATGTTAGGTTGATTGCCTCTTCAATAAAAATGTCTCCGAGCCAGCTCTTCTGTGTATTATCTGTGCGTCATAATGGAAAAGTTTGAAAGTCTAATGTATTACCACAGAGTTTTGCCAATCCCAAACtaacatatacttatatatataatttcagcAAGATGACACGTGTAGTGAAAGGCACACGAAAGAGAAGAGTTCATAATAAAATAACTCCAGATTAAAGTTGCGGGGGTAAAAATAATATCTTGTATGCCTCCTTTTAATCACAATATGGACGATCCTTGCGTGAACAATCAGCTTTTATGATCGGCACAGTTTACTGTTGGAGAAGTTTCTTCTTCCATTATTTCCTAGAGTTGAAATACTTTTCAAAGCAGAACACGCGATTTGTTTGATTTTAAAGATTCCTGAAGACATTGACAATTTCCAAAATAAAGCCCACCTACTTACCACTCACAAAGTCATTAATACTTGAGAATGAAAGCATTTTATGAATAAACAACTTAAATAACTGAGGTCCGTAAGCAGCATTAAAGCCATTATACATTCTCTTCATTCCTACACAAGCAGTGATTGTTAGTTAACTACACCAGTGAAAAATAAGGATGAAGTTGACTGAAATAAGACACAGATGTGTTAGGTAGGTGCATGTGCTTTCAGTGTATGTGCTTCAAGCACTAAAAAGACCTAACACAATGTGTTAAACTGCATAGAAGTTGCTCAGGCACTTTCTTCAAGTCTCAGTAATTCAGATTAGTCACAATGTCATTCAGTTCTATGTGTCGGGAAGCAAAGGCTTTGTGCTGTTCATCCGACTTCATTTGAGCTGATAATTGTGCTCTATTGCTTTGAGTACGACCGAACAGACGTCTTTCAAGGAGCCCTCTTCAGAAGCTGGACTCCTGAACGTTCCTTTTGCGGCCCAGAGAAGCGGTGCCAAAGCGAGGCCTCGGCAGGCTAGCGTAAGACTTGTCAGTATTGGCGGCACGGTTCTGCGTTGAAGGCGCTGGCATACCATTGCGATGCAGTGACGCCGTCCTTCGAGTACTCTGCTCCATCCTAGCGGGGAGGCTGGATGAGCTCTGTGAGCGCTTGATGTCGGTAGAGCTCCGCCGAGCTTTCCCATTTGCGAGTTCTTCGAAATGAGAATTCCTCGGCTCACCTCCGGCAGCTCCGTTTGATAGCGAAACCCTGGACGGAGTCCTTCTACCCCCATCTTGTGCCGTGCCTTCCCTTGACCTTCTGGAGTCTTTGTCCCTCCACAAGAAGTTCCCTTTAAAGAGTGACAGCAGTCCCTCTCCCTCCTTCTTGCCCTTCACAGCCCCTTCGTTTCCAATACAATGTTCCCGGTCCGTCCGATTGTCTTTCTGTTTTCTGAGAGTCCCACCGAGAATGCTGGAGCTGCTTTGAACTCCCGAATCACATACCTGCTTTGTgtcctgttgttttttgggtGAGCTCCGTCTCTTGGAGTCTTTGCTCCTTGCAAGACTGTTGCTTGTGCCTTCCTCACCCGGTTGGGTCTCTTTGTTTGACCTCAAGCTGGATGTTTGTTCTGATGGCCTTCTCTGGCCCTGAGGCACCTGTCTGGATTCATCTCCTACTTTAGCTACGGAACTGATCCTACCTGCACTGGAGGATCTGACCGCCCGGCTGCCGCTAGCTGCCTTGGAGTTTCGAGGTTCACTCATCAAGGACTCTATCGGATCCTTGGTGCAGCGAGGTCGTCGGCCAGACTCCAAATACTGGACCAGCTCTACAGGGGCGGGAACTTGCACATCTGGAAGTTCCGGCTCGGGTTTTCGTCGCTCTCTGGACCCAAGCGACCAACGCAGAGGTAGCACCTTGTTGAGGGTGTCCTTTGTCTTGTTGGGTGCCCTCATGCTCACGCTCCGGCCTTGCAGTCCCCTCACAAAGGGTCTGTTCTCACAGCCTCcttaacaacaacaatgaaaatGACAGTAATTTAGAATGGGCTCAGTACTTCCCTCctataatgtgtttttgatgaTGAACTGAATGTCACTGtcaattttgtgttttgtgaGGTTTAAATTTGAGAGAAGATTGGATTGACATTTGTTTTCAGCAATTTCAGGTTGGCCCATTggagatttatatatatatattttttggtggatttttactGCTCAGTCTGTCTGGCAAAAAATGTTGTTGcaatacaatttattttgtaaactaatgtatatcattcattcattcatcttccttaTAGTATTTGGAAACTGTTTTAAAATAGAAGATCTATTGAAGgtaggtgcaccttatagtagTAGATAAAATATGGTAATGTTAGTTGTGTTCGTTCTCTTATTGTTTAAATATACAATTATCGGCTGGGCATCTTATTGGTATTGGCAAagcatattgaaaaaaaaatgtattgtatagGAAGCAAAAGTACCTGTATCAGAACATTACAAATTCAGATAACTTGTCCCCTTCAAGGTTAACTCAGATAACTACCGCCTTCTTGTTGCAATATCTATTCACTATTTTGAATCCAACATCAGAAAGTCTAAAGTTCTTAAACATGTAATTGTAGCCTAGCTGGGCACACGGATCAAGACCTCCGTGCTCAGTTTACacctctactttttttttttttacacctacCATTCTCACCTCCTTCCTCTTTTTCCAGGAAGACAGGAGAGTCAGGGGAGTCAGGAACAGAAGATGGGCATGTTGTGGAGGATCGTGACACCATGCTGCCTCTTTTACTGTCTCCAGTCAAGcggattaaccaatggtcagaCACTGAAGAACTTGTAGAGCCTAGGGATGCAAGGCATGGAGAGAGGAAAGTATGAAccaatgtattatttaaaatacttgTTAGAAAATTCTGTATTTTGAATCCTACTTTAGAGAGCAGAGAAGGAGCAGAATTTTTAATGACATCCTGTTCATGTGGGATCTGTGCCAAATATTGATTTTTGCTATAGTTAATCCTGCACAGTCTGGTTATTTATCAACATTTAGCCACAGTAGTCTGCATGATTAATGCGTCATTAAATAACTCAACAGTTATTCGTAGatgtatggtaaaaaaaatatgtatttggagatttaacaaaactaaaaattaaaGTCATCAGGTTTTTTTATGATACTTTTTGGTGGGTTACAAAGATAaatcagagaaaacccaagttACAATTTAATACTTACAGCGGCCTTGTTTACTTGCTACAAGTCGGCAGTTTACTTTAATTACAAAATTAATGTTGTATTCAAGGGAAATGTTCTTTCCTACAAAAGTATAACAGTGGTGTATTGAGAGACATAATAGATACCACGGATAAAGAGTGTTTGTCCCAAAATAACAATGCACAAGATAGTTACCTCGAGTTTGTTGAATAGCGTCATTGAATGACCttgcatttaatattttttaaatgttacattaTGAAAAGTTTTTAACTGATCTATTTTGACTTTACATGAATTGTAGATTTTGTCTCGtgtcaaagaaaatacatttttagtattttctcaaatgattttgatttttttcaggtaaATTAACAGTACGAAAAATAAGGCAAAACCTTGTAATTGGCAACAGTCTATTCATTTACTCATCTATTGAATCGTTTTTGTACATAGTATGAAAGGGAAGCATACCTCTCAGAGAGCTGCTGGCTGACCATGGCGGAATGATATTCCGTCTTTGGTAGAAGAGAATATAGGCCCCTTTGGTACAAACTTCCTCCTCTGGGACCAAGTCAACACTGCTGTCATCGTAGCTGTACCACACACCATCCACAGAGTTCCGGCAATAGGCTGATGGTGAACATTTACACTAGTTTTTAATACAAGCAATACTTTCAGTGTGATTTAACAGAGgagaaataaatcaatacaattgCTTTCTTGCCTCAAGGAGGGTCaaggactgaaaaaaaatacaaatgtattatatttatttatgtatgtaattAAGCAAGTTAGGAAATAGTATATAGCTTTCACAAGGTAAAAGTGTTAATTAAATGTCCTTTTGAATGTTGATATATGGCTCGAAATTATAATACCCGCTTATTAAAGTTAATGAGAAAAAATGCTTGACACACATTTTGTGAAAGAATCATAGAAGATTGTGTtggacataaaaaaaagcttaatgTCATGACTGCATATTCAAGAATGCCTCAGAATCAAATATCACAGACACAACGTAAATGGTAAATGTCACTCAATCTATTTCCAGTTCCTAAGACAGAGCACTTTCTGCTCTCAGTATCCACCACAATTTTATGTATACGATGGAAGGTTCTCAAAAGCTAGAGTGGAATGATCCTAATTGTGAATATTTATCATGAACACAAACCTAAAACACTTCAAGTTGCAAGTTAATTGAGGTTTTATTTAAGAGGCTCTTTCTTAATGCTATATGGTCTTCTATATTTAATCAGATGACAAGACTAATCGTTGGAATGAATTGTGATTCGTCTACCAACAAAGCAATAGCTTATAGTAGCCCTGTTTTAGGTATCTGAAATAAACCTGCATGAATGCCAATGAAAACCCTGAACCGGTTGACTGTGAAAGAGATGTGCTAAAATGGGAACAACAAAAGATGCAAGCACAGACTCCTGTCGTCAAGTACTTGGTGTAGTTTGGCGTATAGCATGAGGTATATAAGACATGTAGACGTACCAGTGTAGTGCCCCCCGTGCATTCCTCCATGATGATTGCACACTGCGTACAGGTCATATAGGTAGTCGTGAGGAAAGATCATGTCCACAGGTGGGTGTTGTTGACCCGCGGACTTTGGCCGAGATGTGGGCCACGGCCCGCTATTCAAGTTACGCATACTGTGGCTTCTTTTAACAACATGAGGTGCCATGTCCAAGGCAGTCAGCGGGAAATGCACCAGTGTGGAAAGTTTATTTCTCCGTTCGCCTACCTGTaatcaaatattttctctttattattattattgttttttaccTTAACCAAAGAATGACACAATAAAATCAATTACGGTTGCAATAAGAAAGACATAGTGAGTTTAATCATCATTCATTGACAAATAATAGTATAACGGTATCTTGAAGGACTACAGAAGAAGAGACCACGCCAAAAGACGGTTTCCAAAttgctgtttgttttgtttcatcatGAATGACATTGCATA
This region of Stigmatopora nigra isolate UIUO_SnigA chromosome 6, RoL_Snig_1.1, whole genome shotgun sequence genomic DNA includes:
- the usp43a gene encoding ubiquitin carboxyl-terminal hydrolase 43a isoform X3, whose translation is MEPGFHSRDAHCLMNAGRSLLGAQKAQNSLQSIVAKYGSQFRGNSQHDALEFLLWLLDRVHEDAKNPNSNNSSSSSSNNAKANFKGPSSLEDLTSKQPRGRNSFVQEHFQAQYRSSLTCPHCLKQSNTFDPFLCISLPIPLRQTRPICVTLVLSTKGQRYLRVGLAVPLFGSLSILRAMVAEEGAVSPEQIILAEVYSTGFQRSFTDDDDLTAISDSDVIYAFQAPPLHGRAGSVSHSGYHHSLPNSPHSSSAGKLPSSGTLSTEYLNQGSVSKVLLLICNTSGCGQQAVRFGPPFLILEDKSISWEQLQQNLLNKLYYLMLNRSHAQNTRVLFKIRVVGVSASPSYLSPQDSRPLHHSAVNRALKICGPGGPQHVKVVIEWEQKLKDCLFGSIQEEVVQDAESVRNQQQQHLQQHNCTLDQCFQLYTKEEQLAPDDAWKCPHCKQMQQGMVKMSLWTLPDILILHLKRFRQVGERRNKLSTLVHFPLTALDMAPHVVKRSHSMRNLNSGPWPTSRPKSAGQQHPPVDMIFPHDYLYDLYAVCNHHGGMHGGHYTAYCRNSVDGVWYSYDDSSVDLVPEEEVCTKGAYILFYQRRNIIPPWSASSSLRGSTSSSVSDHWLIRLTGDSKRGSMVSRSSTTCPSSVPDSPDSPVFLEKEEGGENGGCENRPFVRGLQGRSVSMRAPNKTKDTLNKVLPLRWSLGSRERRKPEPELPDVQVPAPVELVQYLESGRRPRCTKDPIESLMSEPRNSKAASGSRAVRSSSAGRISSVAKVGDESRQVPQGQRRPSEQTSSLRSNKETQPGEEGTSNSLARSKDSKRRSSPKKQQDTKQVCDSGVQSSSSILGGTLRKQKDNRTDREHCIGNEGAVKGKKEGEGLLSLFKGNFLWRDKDSRRSREGTAQDGGRRTPSRVSLSNGAAGGEPRNSHFEELANGKARRSSTDIKRSQSSSSLPARMEQSTRRTASLHRNGMPAPSTQNRAANTDKSYASLPRPRFGTASLGRKRNVQESSF
- the usp43a gene encoding ubiquitin carboxyl-terminal hydrolase 43a isoform X4, producing MNAGRSLLGAQKAQNSLQSIVAKYGSQFRGNSQHDALEFLLWLLDRVHEDAKNPNSNNSSSSSSNNAKANFKGPSSLEDLTSKQPRGRNSFVQEHFQAQYRSSLTCPHCLKQSNTFDPFLCISLPIPLRQTRPICVTLVLSTKGQRYLRVGLAVPLFGSLSILRAMVAEEGAVSPEQIILAEVYSTGFQRSFTDDDDLTAISDSDVIYAFQAPPLHGRAGSVSHSGYHHSLPNSPHSSSAGKLPSSGTLSTEYLNQGSVSKVLLLICNTSGCGQQAVRFGPPFLILEDKSISWEQLQQNLLNKLYYLMLNRSHAQNTRVLFKIRVVGVSASPSYLSPQDSRPLHHSAVNRALKICGPGGPQHVKVVIEWEQKLKDCLFGSIQEEVVQDAESVRNQQQQHLQQHNCTLDQCFQLYTKEEQLAPDDAWKCPHCKQMQQGMVKMSLWTLPDILILHLKRFRQVGERRNKLSTLVHFPLTALDMAPHVVKRSHSMRNLNSGPWPTSRPKSAGQQHPPVDMIFPHDYLYDLYAVCNHHGGMHGGHYTAYCRNSVDGVWYSYDDSSVDLVPEEEVCTKGAYILFYQRRNIIPPWSASSSLRGSTSSSVSDHWLIRLTGDSKRGSMVSRSSTTCPSSVPDSPDSPVFLEKEEGGENGGCENRPFVRGLQGRSVSMRAPNKTKDTLNKVLPLRWSLGSRERRKPEPELPDVQVPAPVELVQYLESGRRPRCTKDPIESLMSEPRNSKAASGSRAVRSSSAGRISSVAKVGDESRQVPQGQRRPSEQTSSLRSNKETQPGEEGTSNSLARSKDSKRRSSPKKQQDTKQVCDSGVQSSSSILGGTLRKQKDNRTDREHCIGNEGAVKGKKEGEGLLSLFKGNFLWRDKDSRRSREGTAQDGGRRTPSRVSLSNGAAGGEPRNSHFEELANGKARRSSTDIKRSQSSSSLPARMEQSTRRTASLHRNGMPAPSTQNRAANTDKSYASLPRPRFGTASLGRKRNVQESSF